The window ccgatatacacgcaccaaatcaccactgcaaAAGCTGAAGGTTTActatgggcaatgcaagtgatactgaagtttggacacagagagatggtctttcaatcgactgtgaacaactggttatactcattcaaaaggaggaagattAGCCTGCGTTGGACTCGGAGCTCGACGAAATACAGGCTGTATCCAACgaattttctgaactttctattgcctatattcctagatctttaaaattccgtacgaatagcctagcaaaaggtgtccgatcacgcgcatctcgatcaggttttgtaaacccttttgcaccaagttggctagccccacaagctagcatgaggatgccaaaaaagagaataaagttgaaagtgaaactaaatatcccaatgaacaaatttatcagaagTTCATATTTATGTAGATGTCTATAtgggacaaacaattttttagacaattatagaatatagtcacgaaaatcaatcctaaaatatataatttaagaaaactatttaaacaaaccatcaaaattttcaatattacaccaaataagaatataaagaccaactatattATCGTCGTGTATAATGTGTtgtggtaagattcaaaaaattaacttactttacagtaaggaaaaattagatttttaattccaaatttatagtaaaaacataacattttagaaaactaaacaattgacataatagtacaaaaatatgaaaaaaaatcaaaatactatccgcgcgtagcgcagACAAGGACCTAGTATATtgtaaaaaacaataaaaatgagaATCCTTGCAGCTGTAGAAAatgattttgttgaaaaaagTAAGAGTTAGACAGTAAAAAGTCAACAGATAAGCAAAGACACGAAAGTTACTCTTTGATGGGTTGTTGgatagtgtttcaaaaaataaaaagatgggTTGTTGGATTTTCATCATAAATTTCCAaagtataaatgtttttttcagttTGTTGATTAGTAAGGATTATAAATGTATCATGATCTttgtagaagaaaaaaaagtaattagtCATAATCTGATGTTTTCATTTGTAGTTTTGTGAAGATGGAGAATCCATATTAGGTGAAACATCTTCTTTCACTGATTAGCTCATttgatttaatgtttttatgCTATTcaacttctcttttctttttccatcAACTCATATGTTGCCACCAAATTGGTCAAAAAGCTCAGGCAAATTGGTTAATTATTCATTTCAATTTTCCACTTTCTCAAATGACTACTGTTTAGGGTATTTACATTATTACATTATTTACACATAAAAATTAAGTGAAATTAGCAATTTACAACATAACTGATTAATTTTGTAGTTGAGAAGAGAAGTTTGAGAAACCAGGGGGAGACCTTTGAAGCGTCTTGATACCTAGACGATGAAGATCTATGAGGTGTCTAGGTATATATTAatgaaaacacttttttttaacacattaATGAAAACACTAAATCTGTGAAAATAACGTTATATTTTACGATGGGTGAAGGAGACTCTTGCCATTATATGTGGCATCGAAGGTTTTAACGGCATTCGATAAAATAAAGTAGTGATAAACCACTTGTGTGTATTGATCCTTAGGGTTAACTTCTGGTTACCAAGATAAATAACATgccgtattttttttttcaactttaaGATGCCATACTTGTCAATAAAAGCTGTTGCTTAGTGGTTCAAAAAAATGCATAATCGTTAAAGCTATACACGAGCTAGCTCATTAAAACATCTTTGAATTTTATAGGTAAATGTATAGTTATCTTGAGGAAGAAATAAtgataacttaaaataaattatgtaacaCATATCTTTGAATTTTTCAAGAGTGACGAACGGGCTGGTTCGCGGTTGAATGAGGATGTAAAAAAAAGAGGATTGAttttgacaagaaaaaaaaactgatatgGTAGCAATATCATTCgattttcaattaaaaattatatatatatttagtgtttatttattctatttttactaATTTGGAAAAATACAGGAAGTGGGGCATTCTTGTTTTCTTTAGCAATTGAAAGCAAATAAAATTGTTTCACAATAATAGAGTAGTCCCATTGAATTGCTCTCTATGAATTGACCatacaaacaatataataaacaTGTTGGAACAAAAACATCAGAAATATACGTATGATCGGATATTATTAAAACCAATTATAGAATTAAGATTTCTGGATTTGATGAATCTGTACTTCAACTTACCGAATCAACACTAAGATCTGATCACCATTAATGACAGAAGCTTTGGCAGTAGATCTACCCTTCATCGAGCTAGGAGTTAGGCTTTAGCAACTTTTTAATAGctaatcaaaccaaaccaatcaaTTCAGAGTCACAGACAAAAGAGTTCCATAGAATTATTTATGATATCTTTCAtataccaacaaaaaaaaattcaactacTTTTGTTTTTGTCCAAAAGAAATCAGTAGCATGGTGCAATTGCAAAAGAGACTTTACTTTCCATTTATATTGATCTCGttatttgttaattaattaaaataacactttgcacaaaagaaaaagaaaagaatgcgGGTATCCATTTCtaaccaatttttttatttgtagttaataattttaataatagaaATATCCCAAAATACAGAAATGTAACACATGTTTAAAACATGAGTATCTTAATAACActatataaactactaaaaacttaaaatcacAATAAATAATCATAACAATTAATGTTGTGGAAGAGAATGAGGATCCGACAATCTTGGAGCATATGAGATTTGTTTTCCCAAAAACACCAAAATTTTGATAATCCAattttgtgttattgttttctTCTCGCATGATTGAAAATGAGAATTATTGATCATGATGGACTATCTGGAATTGACATAATCTAAGGGGGGTTAGTGGGGAGATAATTTACactgatttcaaaaatcaagAGGATTCTAATtctgtaaatattttcattgaTTCTGACAATATGTCTTTCCATATTTATAGAATCCATATATTCTTTAGTTTGATTGGCGATGACTTATTGTGATTTATGTTAACTTTTGTCTACTAttgtttatctattttttatataatatattcaaaataaggTATGTTCAATTGTGTATAAAGAAAATGAGCGTTATAGAATTGTTCTTTGCTTTTTATTCATCATCATAGCTCGGAAGATAATACAAGTCTCTGGTTCTCActtttcttatctttttttttatgatctatttttctttttttcattatatcatgtattaaaatagtttttgaTTGTTATATATGTTGCTTTCAAGTTTACGTttggtttcattattttatttgattagactagtagcaagaacCTTGATGTTTACCTGTTTGTTtgtgataaatattttttagtgtATGTTCTTactaatattgattaacttCACATAAGATTGCAATGagtgataaagaaaaaaaaatcagcataGCCTATGGAATTCAGAGGAAACCAAGGTTTTAAtggaattcaaaaaaaaaaaatcagtatagCCTACTCACAACGATTTATAACTCATTTTCATTTGTGATGGTGTTATTTCTGGATTTATCATTTTGATGTGATGTTGTCTGACTGTAGAATCTCTTTCATAATTTTACTATGGATAAAAAAATTTGGGTTTATCATTTTGATGTGTTGTAGTGTGACTGTGCATAGAATCTATTTCatagttatatatatgcatgtttGATAAAAGAGATTATATGGAATTGATAATGCTTCTCACATATCATATTTgcatgtttgataaaaaaatattgattttgtcATCTCAACTTTAGGAATACATGGGTTAACTCAAGTATTTTGAAAGTTGTGAGTAGTGAGTCAAAATGTAATGAATCATTGTTCCAATAACACCATAGTTTTAATAGAAttacaaaatctaaaattacttaactttttgaataacaaaagattTATATAGAATTGTAAAATCACCATACTAataacaccaaactttatagaACTTTAAGAATCATGTTACCAATAACACTTAAATCTTTAAATTCTTCAACTCTTTAAAAATCAATCTCTCACTAACCCCCCCTTATAGTTCATGAAGAAACGATATAACTTTGCAAAATAGATTATGGACTATACGATGATATGATTAAAATGTGAATTTTGATAGTATATTTCTTAAGTTAATTATTCTTTCACTTCcaatataactaaaataaaatctgAGTCCTAacaaaattgataaaaatgtaatgaaataatataaaatactttaaataactaaaattctCATAGAACTCATgtatttttgttatgttttaactttttggtATGCATCTCCAACCATGCCGGGATAGTATGATATGTGCACAAAAGCAATAtgtgttcctttttttttttttttatcatctggtattattaataaacaaagaaaataatacaAAGAAGACCCAAAACGCCCAGAACTAaaaaagacaacaaaggctcaaacaaaagaaaacggCCCAGCCAAAAACAAAGCCCAAAGGAAAAACGGTGAACTCAATCCGAACTTTTCCACGCGTAAACATGAAGGCGAGGAGGGGACACGTGCCCTAAAGTCGGAGCGTCACCGAAATTCACCGGCCAGCGCGTCACCGCCGGAACTACTAATCCGAAAACCACCGGAACACACCGGAAACAGGTCACCGTTCAAAGAGTTCCGCCGCGACGAGATATGAAAGAGAGAGACCAAGCCACACCACTTCAGCTTCCATCGCCGAAAGGCGTTACGACGCCATGGATctatagccaaaaaaaaaactcctctTCCGATGAAAGAGTTCCAATAAAAACCCGTTGTCGATAATCGAAGCCGGAATCTACTGGAACAAAGAGGAGACCCAACAGAAACCGGTACAACCCGGATCTAATCTGCCATCAAACACCAGAGGATGATGTTAAACAGAGCCAAAAGTCGACAGTCCATCACCGAAGAGAAAGGCGTGGATTCCGAAGCCAAAAGCCGGTCGTCCACCAGAGGATAGGTGCGACACTAGAACATAAGCCGGCCATACGACGCTATCAAAGCCATCCATGCCGGAGAGGAAACCCAACACCACGGGTTAAGGTCGCCGGAGAAAAAACCGGCTAGAACGGCGAACCTCTCTCTAAAAAATAGAGGTGAGATAAGAGAGAGGTCCCCTCTATgtatctgtttttctttttagcaATATGTGTTCCtatataatttgaattttaGTGATTAGATTTGTTTCGTTGATTGATGTCGAGACTGAAAGCCATTTTCATTGTATTTCATTTGATGGGTTATACACGAACTCTTAGTATAGTtctgatttttctttaaaatatgtAGCTACCAGAATAAACTTTGTTAAGAATATCTCCTTTGTGAGTTTTCAGGACCGTGATTGAATGAAAACTTTAGGGGTTTTTCTGATATAAGAAtatgaaatattataaatcaataAACCATGTCCTCTCCTTGTGAATAAAGGTCAGATAATAGTGTAAAGTAATACTATAAaattaggttaagatccgcgtctTTCGCGgaatgaatgttatatatatatatatatatatatatatatgttatataatataatagtttaagtagtttttaatattttttaaaattaggttgtcaatattttttcaaatttttatcaaaaaaaattgttcaaagtaactttcaaaattaagatatttatgtattttcttatatgacatataatttaatttaaaatgatatatatatacatatatatatatttatatatatatatatatatttatttatttttaatacttattaaatgagcctttcaacttatatgattttttaattatttgtatcatgtcatagccaaaattttaaaccatagattacaaaatttgaatgtgaaacttttaaaggttttagtaatttatactcatttttaaaaattcaaaatataacatataaagaaaacttttaatttttattaaatggtttctatggttgtttaatttattttaatagtttaaaattaaacaaatatgatataagacacacttatttttatcgaatatttattattcaaaattattaattgtcatatatactttagccatattaggtaattctgtaattttatttatggaaataatgaagcacattaataatatatttatggttagtttaataaaaaaattattatatatttagatgtaccaacctatttctctaaggattctaagaatcattctagtaatAACATgtggttacaaaaaaatgttgtaatgcttgtcaaataatatataagggattaaaGACCACTTGAGTAGCTGAAAGTTTTTATGTACACATGGGTTTtggtctttttttctttctgaattGGACACATCATGTCACAATCGAGATCCCGGTATGTTATGTGAATGTTAATGGCTGTATATATGCTTAGTTTCTCCATGGAATCTGTTTAGTAGATAAGCCCTTCCATCACGTTTTATTTGCTTAGACAATATGAATGTTTAAAATTAAGCATATTAATAAATTGTAAAACTGATTGGGATATTATCTTTATAATGTAAGTATGGATGATAAAACCAGATCAGAAGAACAAGAAATAATTGATATTAaagatacaaatatataaagcaaATTGGTTAGACAAACCCTACCACTACCACATGTTCATTACACATTGTACATAACTGTTGAATCAGATCAACTGATTCGGGAACCAATATGAAGATGATCATGACCATTCACCtctctatatttttttcctttttcttttcaataTATGTTGATGCCCTTTAGTAGGACCATGTTGCAACTTCTGCATATATGATAATAATATGTGATCATAAAGACAATTAATCCTAGTGTAAAATAGAAATACTTGTCCATATGATACCACTTTCTCAATGTTTTCATCTAAGATTTATGTTATAGAACTTGTCGTGGTGCCAAGCAACGATGCAACACTAGTTTCCATCACtcacattttaatataaatcaaactGTAGACTCAATTGTTTCAACAATTCGCGGTACGATCGTTAATTCTCGGATACTAATATGTGTTTTTGGTCTCATATGTATATAGAATTTGCAACATAGATGTAAAACTGCTCATACAATATTGGTTTGCAAGCTTGAAACTAGGCGGGTTCGGCGGATCCTGTCCATCAAAGCCCTCAccacacaaaataaaatttaagaatctcttaggtttgtatgtatgtatatatttataggCAGTGAGCACCTaagctttttcttttgttcttttccTCTTCCAGTTTCAAatcatttattttcttaaaagaaTCAAGCAATTTTGTATagttttctactttttttttatctattttattttaatcattttgactctaaatattgaaaatttcaaaacaaatatattaaattctAGAGAATAAAGAGACTAGTGAGGGACAAAGGTAGATGCAAATTTCATTATACATCTTCATactttctttttaacttttccTTTTGTTTCTCTAATATCCTTTGTCCCTTGGAACTCATAGACGAAGACATTTGCTTTTTAGATAGGTAGGTGCTTATAACTTTTGTAATTTAAGAGAAAAAACTAAATAAGCTTCTCTAAACACATTGATCCCCCAAAAAGCATATTCTTAAAATGAACACTCAAAAATCACATTTGTAATGCTTGAGAAGCCTATTGGCTTCCCTCATACCACTATAGTAAGCACCATGAGTTGTGGAATAATGAGTTCTATGTGTTGCTTCCCCGGCAAACATGACTTGAAGCTCATGAACCTTGGTTTGATCATGACACTTCCCCTGACCACTCTTCTTATTAATCTTTGGCAATGGCTCAGCCAAGGCGTCTAGGTCATCACCACTTGATCCAACGGCCACATAAGAATACGAGCCGCGGAACAGAGGATCACCTCCCCACTTGCTCTTCAAGACCTTTGTGATTCTCAAGACTTCATTATCATTACCATTCACATAGCCATTTTTCACTTGCTTGCCTGTCAAGCAAGATATAGTGGTCAAGACACCATCTATGATCTCTTCATCGGTTAGTTTCTCGAGCTCTATAGCTTCTTTCCCTGCAAACCAAGAAAGCAAGACCTTCGAATTGCTATGGATTGGTGCTATCGTCGCGGTTCTCCTCATCCACCACGGTATTTTCACGAACCTAGAATCCGAATCCTCCCGACCAAACACGAGTTGCAACGACGGGAAGTTCCTCTCAGACACTTCAACAAAGAGCTTGTTCACAACTCCGTAGCCTAACCTCTTGATCGCGTCTGATTTGAACTCAGGCAAAGGAGGACTAAACAATTCGTCATCACTCTCAATCCCTGCCTTAAGCACACCTAAAGAGACGGTAACAATAACATGATCTGCAAACACAACAGACCCATCTGAGAAATGCAGCCTCACGGGACACTCTTCACAACTCTCCCACTCGATCTTCGTGACCGTTCGGTTCAGCTGGATAACACCATGAGGAAGAACAGAGGCCAAGTGGTGAATCACGCTCACGTAGCCTTTAGCTATAGTGATCTCTTCCCCTGGAAACATCTGGTACTCGCTCTCCGCCGCGTAGTCAAGCGTCCAGAGATCATCTGCTGACGTGTACGTCCTCTGCGTGTTGCTAAACATCGTAAAGATAGCTTCTTCGAGCGATCCATTCCCTCCATTGCCGGTTGCATCACGGTAAGCGTCGAAACCAGATTTCAAGAACGAACCAACACTagtggcattttcgtaaatacTACCCAACCccgaaacgacgtcgttttgagtgatttttttctctttctctttctttttgccCTGAGCTAGCTCCATGAGAGCGTTGAACAGCCCCGAGACGGGTTCGACGACGGAAGGGTCAACCTCGAAGCCGCCTTCCGCAAAGGTCCTAGCTTTATCAGCGGTGGAGTCCATGCACTCCCACGGCTCGTCGGAGACCAGAGAGCCAGCCTCCTCGGCGATTTTGTAAACGGGGCTTCCGCCGATGCCGTGTATCCACGTGGCGCCCATCTCGATCCTCTCGGAGGAGAACTCGAAGGTGTTGATCCTCCCGCCGATTCTGGACCCGCCTTCGAAGACGGAGAGGTCGAAGGTGGTGTTGTTGGAGTGGGTGTAGAGCTTGTTCGCCGCCGTGAGGCCGGCCATTCCGGCTCCGATGATCACTACTCTCGGCTTTTTCAACATTGTTGTCTCTGTCGGTTGTGTGTAAGCTTCGATGAAAAACGATAAAAGAAGGAGAGCGGAGAAGGTGAATGAATGGAGAGAGATTGCTTTGACAGAACATTTATAAGAGAGACAAGAGTGTTGTGTTGTGTCCGAAAGCGAGTTGAGAGATTTTTACTATGTTACAagattttatc of the Brassica rapa cultivar Chiifu-401-42 chromosome A03, CAAS_Brap_v3.01, whole genome shotgun sequence genome contains:
- the LOC103861899 gene encoding probable polyamine oxidase 5 codes for the protein MLKKPRVVIIGAGMAGLTAANKLYTHSNNTTFDLSVFEGGSRIGGRINTFEFSSERIEMGATWIHGIGGSPVYKIAEEAGSLVSDEPWECMDSTADKARTFAEGGFEVDPSVVEPVSGLFNALMELAQGKKKEKEKKITQNDVVSGLGSIYENATSVGSFLKSGFDAYRDATGNGGNGSLEEAIFTMFSNTQRTYTSADDLWTLDYAAESEYQMFPGEEITIAKGYVSVIHHLASVLPHGVIQLNRTVTKIEWESCEECPVRLHFSDGSVVFADHVIVTVSLGVLKAGIESDDELFSPPLPEFKSDAIKRLGYGVVNKLFVEVSERNFPSLQLVFGREDSDSRFVKIPWWMRRTATIAPIHSNSKVLLSWFAGKEAIELEKLTDEEIIDGVLTTISCLTGKQVKNGYVNGNDNEVLRITKVLKSKWGGDPLFRGSYSYVAVGSSGDDLDALAEPLPKINKKSGQGKCHDQTKVHELQVMFAGEATHRTHYSTTHGAYYSGMREANRLLKHYKCDF